A segment of the Chryseobacterium scophthalmum genome:
GAATATGTGAATCTTGGAGATCCTTTTAACGCTCTTAAACATTATCAGCAAGCACTCAAAGAAGATCCGATGGATGAATATTCTTTGGAAAACGCTATGGTGTGTTTTAATGATTTGAATAAGAGTGAGGAAGCGATAGCTTTTCTGAACGGTTATCTTGATGATTTTCCGTATTCAGAAATTGCATGGAGCGAGTATGGGCAATATTATTTCAATAGAAAAAATTACGAAGAAGCCATCAAAGGTTTCGATTATATGTTGGCAATCAACTCCAGCGCAGTTGGAGTTTATGCGAGCAAGGCAGCTTGTTATGAAGCTTTAAATCAGTATCATAAAGCAATTGAAGTATATGAAGAAATGTTGGAGTTGGAATATACAAAAGCATTTACTTTCTATAAAATCGGATTGTGTCACAAAGCTTTAAAACAGCCAATTATTGCTTTAAATGCTTTCCAGAAATCATTAAGAGAAGATCCTCAGTTTTATCTTGCGATGATGGAGCAGTCTTATCTTTATGAAGAAATGGGCGGAATGCCCGAAGCTTTACATTTTGCTAGAGAAGCAACATTGTTAAATGACAGCAACCTGGATTATCAGAAAAGATTGGCGTTTTTGTTCATCGATTCCGGTAAATTTGAAGAAAGCCTTTCTTGTTTGAAAAAACTGGTAGATGCTGAACCTTCAAGATTTTACAATTGGTACGCCTATTCTGAAGTTTTGATGTTAGTTGGTGAATATGAAGAAGCTGTTACAGTTTTAAATTTGGCCTTGAAGCATCATTACAGAGCAGAATTGTTTTATCAGTTGAGTAACTGTTATTTTATTCTAAATAATAAAGAAGAAGGTAGTGAATCTTTGGAAAAAGCTTTGGAGCTAGATCCTTCATTGATTACAGATATGCAGAAAAAATATCCGTATATCAAAGACGAGGTGAAGAAAGCTAAAGCGAAGGTTAAAAAGAAGAATTTATAGGCTTGATGTTGGGTGATGGAAGTTTTTAATCTTCTTGAAATCAATTTTCATCATTTAATTAAAATAAGAAAATCCTGCAGCGATGCGGGATTTTTTTTGAATCTTCTTTCTTTGCTGAGTGAAACGTCTTTGCGAACGAAAAATATTTTCAACAGTGAAAAAAAACTTTGCGGACTTTGCGTTAAATTAATTTTAAAGATTAAATGAGCAATAGGAAAGTTATATCGGCTATTTTTTCACCGCTGTTTTGGCTCTTAAAAAGATTAAACCGGTAATAATGATACTTGTTCCTGCAAATTGCAAAGTCGTT
Coding sequences within it:
- a CDS encoding tetratricopeptide repeat protein — its product is MEEYFGNELVKKFEEMMENNDEFYFDTEELEDIIVYYLELGDFNYADMAVNFGLKLHPNSLEIKIKKLEVLLEWEDYNMAKELINELKGSSMENTDFLVCYAKYYSNLGNPKRSIEICKKALELKEEENFLNNFIADEYVNLGDPFNALKHYQQALKEDPMDEYSLENAMVCFNDLNKSEEAIAFLNGYLDDFPYSEIAWSEYGQYYFNRKNYEEAIKGFDYMLAINSSAVGVYASKAACYEALNQYHKAIEVYEEMLELEYTKAFTFYKIGLCHKALKQPIIALNAFQKSLREDPQFYLAMMEQSYLYEEMGGMPEALHFAREATLLNDSNLDYQKRLAFLFIDSGKFEESLSCLKKLVDAEPSRFYNWYAYSEVLMLVGEYEEAVTVLNLALKHHYRAELFYQLSNCYFILNNKEEGSESLEKALELDPSLITDMQKKYPYIKDEVKKAKAKVKKKNL